The Flavobacterium jumunjinense genome includes a region encoding these proteins:
- a CDS encoding T9SS type B sorting domain-containing protein, which translates to MIKKLLLLVWLLPLTAYSQTITVDDTSNTPTDLVNLLLGNSCTDVSNIQISSSQSVAYFNNNASVFPINEGIIIRSGIARHSEGAYTGNNLDSQQNTQGDPGLQNIINNLGQSGNITDVAFLQFDFIPLSSNFSFDFLFASNEYGQWQCASFDTFAFFLTDLATNTTTNLAVIPNTNTPVSVLNIRDQAFNGNCLSSNQSLFSTYNVSNPSASTLNMRGHTNVMNASAAVVPNNTYRIRLVIGDYQDFRYDSAVFLASGSFITTLDLGPDTTICSGDSTTITTGLSNTDFNHSWTRNGNPLTETSNTLTVTQNGIYEVTATKIGTSCIITDQIEFTDLSVSNPTDLIACNSGSANYNYELSRNNELALGIDDVVYDIEYYTSIADATAHINAIPQAQWNNYSSSGNETIYLALLNTNSGIFCDAIYSFDLLIDTPITINPIGTIENCDSPSGLTVDLVNHILTSNPQLSPNYNLLFYATQTEAQTGGSGNFSNPNNYAVTTGVGTQTIWVRAESSANSLCFEVANFDITIHPLPLIDTLADVIECQDYTLPVITNGNYFSGPSGTGTAYNAGDIIDIGGTYFIFNGPDVNGCSNESSFQITLIDDYAIPLEHCGEFIVPAPPAGAFYEQTGGPTNASNIVIPSGTIITSNQTIYFYADVNGSFCKEEAFPLIIHPLPPVDTLTDVTTCVSYNLQPLTNGSYFDASGNPLNVGDAITSTQVITIMNGPDINGCTDQSTFTIFIINNVGNQISCGSYTLPNLDAGNYYTGPTGTGTLIPAQTVITTSQTIYIYANTSTAPNCTDNMSFIVDILPVPPVDTLADVTECELFILPTLTNGNYFTAPNGGGTMLNAGDIIDLNGANLPGTYYIYTPANSVGCDNQSSFNVTINPLPLVDTVGDLYFCAPYSLPDPINGDYFTEPNGAGTLVTPSMVFDETQMFYIYNIEPSTGCFVNIPFTAYYNFIGLPDYDNEIGCDSFTLQTLTHSAPYPDNYTINYYSQSGGNAVDLISPSNYTLTNTQTVYVFASNGDRFPCTEEKSFTVTISETPDLNSYAVNFASLDGTNHCGSFTLPTLTPTTYTLNYYSQAGGNASDIINPSNYTYSVSPGTTSQTFTVWVYATATDNTNCSDETQFQFTVYPLSTFNVEDGIICVHPQTGVVENTTTLQIIQNGNFNPTNYNIEWYLNNILMGNGFQYVADQIGTYTIVPIRLTPENAPDCSYAPTTATVTQSSVAVAEVVLTDSFEEVAIATLVINNGFGTYEYQLDDGNFQSNNQFYNVSSGDHTITVNDINGNCGDTVISFTVIKYPKFFTPNGDGYNDRWNIFDLEDDGTANISIFDRYGKLIKQISPSGSGWDGTFNGTPLPSTDYWFVVDYTYNNQKRKFRAHFTMKR; encoded by the coding sequence ATGATAAAAAAACTACTCCTACTAGTATGGCTTTTGCCATTAACCGCCTATTCCCAAACAATTACAGTAGATGACACAAGCAATACGCCTACTGATTTAGTCAATTTACTACTTGGGAACTCTTGTACAGACGTGTCGAATATTCAAATTTCTTCTAGTCAATCTGTTGCTTACTTCAACAATAACGCTTCTGTTTTTCCTATAAATGAGGGAATAATAATACGAAGTGGAATTGCGAGACATTCCGAAGGAGCTTATACCGGAAACAATCTAGATAGTCAACAAAATACTCAAGGTGATCCTGGTTTACAAAACATCATCAACAATCTTGGACAATCTGGAAATATAACAGATGTTGCTTTCCTGCAATTCGATTTCATTCCGTTATCTTCTAACTTTAGTTTTGATTTTCTATTTGCTTCCAATGAATATGGACAATGGCAATGTGCGTCTTTCGATACTTTTGCCTTTTTCTTGACAGATTTAGCAACGAACACAACAACAAACTTAGCTGTTATTCCAAACACAAACACACCTGTCTCTGTCTTAAACATTAGAGACCAAGCCTTCAATGGTAATTGTTTGTCTTCAAACCAAAGCTTATTTAGCACATACAACGTTAGTAACCCAAGTGCTTCAACCCTTAATATGAGAGGCCATACTAATGTAATGAATGCTTCGGCTGCCGTTGTTCCAAATAACACGTATCGAATTAGACTTGTAATTGGTGACTACCAAGATTTCAGGTATGATTCTGCTGTATTTTTAGCTTCTGGAAGTTTTATTACTACGCTTGATTTAGGACCCGATACCACAATTTGTTCTGGTGACAGTACTACCATAACAACAGGCTTAAGCAATACCGACTTTAATCATAGCTGGACAAGAAATGGTAATCCATTAACAGAAACGAGCAATACATTAACCGTTACTCAAAACGGAATTTACGAAGTAACCGCAACTAAAATTGGTACTAGCTGTATAATTACGGATCAAATTGAATTTACCGATCTTTCAGTTTCTAATCCTACAGACTTAATTGCGTGTAATTCTGGAAGCGCAAATTATAATTATGAGTTATCTAGAAATAATGAGTTAGCACTTGGCATCGACGATGTTGTTTATGATATTGAATACTATACTTCTATTGCTGATGCAACAGCACACATAAATGCTATTCCACAAGCACAGTGGAACAATTATTCAAGCTCTGGAAACGAAACTATTTATTTAGCATTATTAAATACTAATTCTGGAATTTTTTGTGATGCCATTTATTCCTTCGATTTATTAATCGATACACCAATTACAATTAATCCAATTGGCACTATAGAGAATTGTGATTCTCCATCTGGACTTACAGTAGACTTAGTTAATCATATATTAACCAGCAATCCTCAGCTTTCTCCGAACTACAACCTCCTTTTTTATGCGACACAGACAGAAGCACAAACTGGTGGAAGCGGAAACTTCTCAAATCCGAACAATTATGCAGTAACTACAGGTGTTGGAACACAGACTATTTGGGTGAGAGCAGAATCTTCAGCGAATTCGCTTTGTTTTGAAGTTGCTAATTTTGACATAACGATACATCCGTTACCTTTAATTGACACTCTTGCAGATGTAATTGAATGTCAAGACTACACGCTACCTGTTATTACTAATGGAAATTATTTTTCTGGTCCAAGTGGTACTGGCACAGCTTATAATGCGGGAGACATAATAGATATTGGTGGCACTTACTTTATTTTTAACGGCCCTGATGTTAACGGATGTTCAAATGAGTCTTCTTTCCAAATTACATTGATTGACGATTATGCTATACCTTTAGAACATTGTGGTGAATTCATCGTTCCAGCCCCACCAGCTGGAGCCTTCTACGAACAAACTGGAGGACCGACAAACGCATCAAACATTGTAATACCTAGCGGAACTATTATTACTTCTAACCAAACTATCTATTTTTATGCTGATGTAAACGGGTCATTTTGTAAAGAAGAAGCCTTTCCTCTTATCATTCATCCTTTACCTCCAGTTGATACATTAACAGACGTTACAACTTGTGTAAGCTACAATTTACAGCCTTTAACTAACGGAAGTTATTTTGATGCATCTGGTAACCCACTCAACGTGGGTGATGCTATTACTTCAACACAAGTAATTACTATTATGAATGGCCCAGATATTAATGGTTGTACCGATCAAAGTACGTTTACCATTTTTATAATCAATAATGTTGGGAATCAAATTTCATGCGGAAGCTATACTTTACCAAATCTTGATGCTGGAAATTATTACACTGGCCCAACTGGAACAGGAACATTAATTCCCGCTCAAACCGTTATTACAACATCTCAAACGATCTACATATATGCAAATACTAGTACAGCACCAAACTGCACAGACAATATGTCTTTCATTGTAGACATTCTACCTGTACCTCCAGTTGACACTTTAGCAGATGTGACCGAATGTGAACTTTTTATTTTACCTACCTTAACGAATGGTAATTATTTTACAGCTCCTAATGGTGGTGGGACGATGTTAAACGCTGGTGACATAATCGATCTAAACGGAGCCAATCTTCCTGGTACCTATTATATTTATACCCCAGCCAATAGTGTTGGTTGCGACAATCAATCTTCATTCAATGTAACAATAAACCCCCTTCCGTTGGTTGATACTGTTGGTGACTTATATTTCTGCGCCCCTTATTCGCTACCAGACCCTATTAATGGCGACTATTTTACAGAACCAAATGGAGCAGGTACATTAGTAACACCGTCGATGGTATTTGATGAAACACAAATGTTCTATATTTATAATATTGAACCGAGTACTGGTTGTTTTGTGAATATTCCATTTACAGCCTACTACAACTTCATTGGACTACCAGATTATGACAATGAAATTGGATGTGATTCTTTTACTTTACAAACTTTAACACATTCTGCACCATATCCAGATAATTATACAATAAATTATTATTCTCAATCAGGTGGAAATGCTGTTGATTTAATTAGTCCAAGTAATTATACACTTACCAACACACAAACCGTTTATGTTTTTGCAAGTAATGGAGATCGTTTCCCATGTACAGAAGAAAAGAGTTTTACAGTGACTATTTCGGAAACACCCGATTTAAATAGTTATGCAGTAAATTTCGCGTCACTTGATGGGACAAATCATTGCGGGTCGTTTACATTACCCACTTTGACACCTACTACCTATACTCTAAACTATTATAGTCAAGCAGGTGGAAACGCCTCTGATATTATAAATCCGAGTAATTATACATATTCTGTATCTCCTGGTACAACGAGTCAGACTTTTACAGTATGGGTATATGCTACAGCAACCGACAATACTAATTGTTCAGATGAGACACAGTTTCAATTTACCGTTTATCCACTTTCAACATTCAATGTTGAAGATGGTATAATTTGTGTGCATCCCCAGACTGGAGTTGTTGAAAACACAACTACATTACAGATAATACAAAATGGGAATTTCAATCCTACAAATTACAATATCGAATGGTATTTAAATAACATATTAATGGGTAACGGTTTCCAATATGTTGCAGACCAAATTGGTACTTATACAATAGTTCCAATTCGTTTAACTCCTGAAAACGCACCCGATTGTTCTTATGCACCAACAACTGCAACAGTTACACAATCTAGTGTTGCAGTTGCAGAAGTTGTACTAACGGACTCATTTGAAGAAGTAGCCATCGCGACACTGGTTATTAATAATGGTTTTGGAACTTACGAGTATCAATTAGATGATGGAAATTTTCAATCTAATAATCAATTCTACAATGTAAGTTCTGGAGATCATACTATTACTGTAAATGACATTAATGGAAATTGTGGAGATACTGTAATTTCATTTACTGTAATTAAGTACCCTAAATTCTTTACACCTAATGGAGATGGCTATAATGACAGGTGGAATATTTTCGACTTAGAAGATGATGGAACAGCAAACATTTCTATATTTGATCGCTATGGAAAATTAATAAAACAAATTAGTCCAAGCGGAAGCGGTTGGGACGGAACGTTTAATGGGACCCCTTTACCGTCAACCGATTATTGGTTTGTTGTAGATTACACCTATAATAATCAAAAAAGAAAATTTAGAGCTCATTTTACCATGAAAAGATAG
- the lepA gene encoding translation elongation factor 4: MKKIRNFCIIAHIDHGKSTLADRLLAATQTVTAREEKAQLLDNMDLERERGITIKSHAIQMNYNHNGEDYILNLIDTPGHVDFSYEVSRSIAACEGALLIVDAAQSIQAQTISNLYLALENDLEIIPVLNKVDLPSANPEEVSDDIIDLLGCKLEDIIHASGKTGFGVDKILEAIIEKVPAPKGNVDEPLQALIFDSHYNPFRGIEVIFRVKNGEIKKGQKIKFMATGNEYFADEVGTLKLNQVPKNVISTGDVGYLISGIKEAKEVKVGDTLTDAKTPTTNMITGFEDVKPMVFAGIYPVDTEDFEDLRASMEKLQLNDASLVFTAESSAALGFGFRCGFLGMLHMEIIQERLEREFDMTVITTVPNVSYHAYTKKEPDTILIVNNPTDLPEPSKLDRVEEPYIKATIITKSDFVGNVMSLCIEKRGVITNQTYLTTERVELNFDMPLAEIVFDFYDRLKTVSKGYASFDYSPIGMRESKLVKLDVLLNAQSVDALSALIHESNAYYIGKKMCEKLKELIPRQQFDIPIQAAIGAKVIARETIKALRKDVTAKCYGGDISRKRKLLEKQKKGKKRMRQVGNVEIPQEAFMAVLKLND, from the coding sequence ATGAAGAAAATTAGAAACTTTTGTATTATAGCTCACATTGACCATGGTAAAAGTACTTTAGCAGACCGATTACTTGCTGCTACACAAACTGTAACAGCTCGTGAAGAAAAAGCACAATTACTAGACAATATGGATCTTGAACGTGAACGTGGAATAACAATCAAGAGTCATGCAATCCAAATGAATTACAATCACAATGGGGAAGATTATATTTTAAATTTGATTGATACACCTGGTCACGTAGATTTTTCATACGAAGTTTCTCGTTCTATTGCTGCTTGTGAAGGTGCACTTTTAATAGTTGATGCTGCACAAAGTATCCAAGCACAAACAATTTCTAATTTATATTTAGCTTTAGAAAATGACTTGGAAATTATTCCGGTTTTGAATAAAGTAGATTTACCAAGTGCTAATCCAGAAGAAGTTAGTGATGATATTATTGATTTATTAGGTTGTAAATTAGAAGACATTATTCATGCGTCTGGAAAAACAGGTTTTGGTGTAGATAAAATTTTGGAAGCTATTATTGAAAAAGTACCTGCTCCAAAAGGAAATGTTGACGAACCTCTACAAGCCTTGATTTTTGATTCACACTACAATCCTTTTAGAGGTATTGAAGTAATTTTCCGTGTTAAAAATGGTGAAATAAAGAAAGGTCAGAAAATTAAATTCATGGCTACTGGTAATGAATATTTTGCTGATGAAGTAGGAACCTTAAAACTAAACCAAGTCCCTAAAAATGTAATATCTACAGGAGATGTAGGCTATTTAATTTCTGGAATCAAAGAAGCAAAAGAAGTAAAAGTTGGTGATACCCTTACTGATGCAAAAACGCCAACAACTAATATGATTACTGGTTTTGAAGATGTAAAACCAATGGTATTTGCTGGTATTTACCCCGTAGATACTGAAGATTTTGAAGACTTACGTGCTTCAATGGAAAAACTACAACTAAACGATGCTTCTTTAGTATTTACTGCTGAAAGTTCTGCTGCATTAGGTTTCGGTTTCCGATGTGGATTCTTAGGAATGCTACACATGGAAATTATCCAAGAACGTTTAGAACGTGAGTTTGACATGACTGTAATTACTACGGTTCCTAACGTTTCGTATCATGCTTATACAAAAAAAGAGCCTGATACTATTTTAATTGTAAACAACCCTACCGACTTACCTGAGCCATCAAAATTAGATCGTGTAGAAGAACCATATATAAAAGCAACAATTATTACAAAATCTGATTTTGTGGGTAATGTAATGAGTTTATGTATTGAAAAGCGTGGAGTTATAACAAATCAAACCTATTTAACTACGGAACGTGTTGAATTAAATTTCGACATGCCATTAGCTGAAATAGTCTTTGATTTCTACGATAGATTAAAAACAGTTTCAAAAGGATATGCTTCATTTGATTATTCACCTATTGGAATGCGCGAATCTAAATTAGTAAAATTAGATGTCTTATTAAATGCGCAATCTGTAGATGCACTTTCTGCATTAATTCACGAAAGTAACGCTTACTACATTGGTAAAAAAATGTGTGAAAAGTTAAAAGAATTAATTCCAAGACAACAATTTGACATTCCTATTCAAGCTGCGATTGGAGCAAAAGTTATTGCTCGTGAAACTATTAAAGCGTTGAGAAAAGATGTAACTGCAAAATGTTATGGTGGAGATATTTCTCGTAAACGTAAATTATTAGAAAAACAGAAAAAAGGTAAAAAACGTATGCGTCAAGTAGGAAATGTTGAAATTCCTCAAGAAGCGTTTATGGCGGTATTAAAACTGAACGATTAA
- a CDS encoding ABC transporter ATP-binding protein: protein MKLKINNLSKTYGNGVKALDGLNLEIGAGMFGLLGPNGAGKSSLMRTIATLQQPDSGTIEFDGIDILKDQIELRKILGYLPQEFGVYPSMSAEDLLDYFARLKGIASKKERETIVKEVLEVTNLYEVRKKHVNGYSGGMKQRFGIAQLLLNNPKLIIVDEPTAGLDPAERNRFLNVLREIGTNNTVIFSTHIVEDVKELCNEMAILNGGKILSKGTPKEATQKLEGQIWTKIVDRQELEKYEKDFSVISSNYNEDNTLNIRVFSNEQPNETFSKATPVLEDVYFVTLKNDN from the coding sequence ATGAAGCTAAAGATAAATAACTTAAGTAAGACTTACGGTAATGGGGTTAAAGCACTTGATGGCTTAAATTTAGAAATTGGTGCTGGAATGTTTGGTTTATTAGGACCTAATGGAGCAGGGAAATCAAGTTTGATGAGAACAATAGCTACGCTTCAACAACCAGATTCAGGAACTATAGAGTTTGATGGAATTGATATACTAAAAGATCAAATTGAATTAAGAAAAATATTAGGCTATTTACCTCAAGAATTTGGAGTATATCCAAGTATGTCAGCAGAAGATTTATTAGACTATTTTGCGCGTTTGAAAGGAATTGCTTCAAAGAAAGAACGAGAAACTATTGTAAAAGAAGTTTTAGAAGTAACTAATTTATATGAAGTAAGAAAGAAACATGTGAATGGTTACTCTGGAGGAATGAAACAACGTTTTGGAATTGCTCAATTGTTGCTTAACAATCCAAAGTTAATTATTGTTGATGAACCTACTGCTGGTTTAGATCCTGCCGAAAGGAATCGTTTTCTAAATGTATTGAGAGAAATAGGAACTAATAATACAGTTATCTTTTCTACACATATTGTAGAGGATGTTAAAGAATTATGTAATGAAATGGCAATTTTAAATGGAGGTAAAATACTGAGTAAAGGTACTCCAAAAGAAGCAACTCAAAAGTTAGAAGGGCAAATTTGGACAAAGATTGTAGATAGACAAGAATTAGAAAAGTATGAAAAAGACTTCTCTGTAATTTCATCAAACTATAATGAAGATAATACATTAAACATAAGAGTGTTTAGTAATGAACAACCGAATGAAACCTTTTCTAAAGCTACTCCTGTTTTAGAAGATGTATATTTTGTGACTCTAAAAAACGATAATTAA
- a CDS encoding ABC transporter permease/M1 family aminopeptidase, whose protein sequence is MFKTIFTFEIKRWLKSPLLYIYIAIFFVISLLIMGSSLGIFDSFSSTTSSRALANSPIAINQMLNSLSVFIYFLLPSIVGASVYRDFKYNMHSILFSYPFRKWDYLMGKFLSSFSIVILITVFIGIAAFLASFLPGVNPNLLGEHSFTAYIQTYLIFIIPNLFTYGVIVFAVVTIFRNISIGFITVLILFFLQEIVSNFTQNVDNKFLVALFEPFGSDALKYYTKYWTVFEKNNNVLPFKGVLIYNRILWLSISVLILGFIYKYFSFTQNALTFRKSKSSDRMVKNNFGGITKINLTKVTYDYSILQKLKTTWSLAKVDFKFIVKNWIFISILLVGMIFILLMAVSSGEFYGTETYPTTWQMLAVPGNIFGLFINMLTFLFTGLLIHRGATTRMNHLVDVTPTPNWVLLLSKFIAIVKMQIVLLAVIMISGILFQMYKGYFNFEIGHYLKELYTISLIHYVIWAFLAIVIQSLFKNYLLGFFVLLMLSIGLNYLSVMGIEQDVFQFNSDTGYRYSDMNGYGHTLGLYFVYKLYWLLLGIVFFFLGLLFFKRGMGKPAKERIKEAFSRLNKRTAIPLTLSFLGFIALGSTIYYQDNIVNTYKSSNDAEKERVEWEKKYKKYENRLQPRITDVKIDLDIFPDERNYNVNGTYVLKNKTNSAIDTIFINRSEEAKIDFNVAYKVVSKDTVFNFDIYKLDKPLLAGDSITMTFAIKNKPNTLFKDNSPIINNGTFINNGAFPSIGYSDGGEISDDEIREKYGLKPKERMASPTDSIARKNTYISSDSDWITFETTISTSNDQTAIAPGYLTKKWEKDGRNFFHYKMDKKMLNFYAFQSAKYEVKKDKWNDVNIEIYYHKGHEYNLDRMIKGVKKSLDYYTENFSPYQHKQVRIIEFPRTGGGFAQSFANTIPFSESIGFIAAVDDEDEKSVDYPFSVTAHEVAHQWWAHQVIGANVQGATLLSESLSEYSSLMVLEKEYGKSQMRKFLKESLDTYLTGRSFENKKEKPLMYNENQQYIHYYKGSMVLYALSDYIGEKNMNNALKKYVSKVAFQEAPYTNSLEMVKELRDVTPDSLQYVINDMFETITLYENRVKSATYKKLPNGKYQVDMELEVVKYKADDLGERVYKDKSGKTLKHKGKDDKYETESYPLADYIDVGVFSKVEKNGKKTDKELYLKKHKITEINNKITVIVDEVPSQVGIDPLNKLIDVNSNDNRIDL, encoded by the coding sequence ATGTTTAAAACAATTTTTACTTTCGAAATTAAAAGATGGCTGAAAAGTCCACTTTTATACATATACATAGCTATCTTTTTTGTGATTTCATTATTGATAATGGGAAGTAGCTTAGGAATTTTTGATAGTTTTTCATCAACAACTTCTTCAAGAGCATTGGCAAACTCTCCAATAGCTATTAATCAAATGTTGAACAGTCTTTCGGTATTTATTTACTTCTTACTGCCTTCAATTGTAGGAGCATCTGTATATCGTGATTTTAAATATAATATGCATTCTATTTTATTTTCCTATCCTTTTAGGAAGTGGGATTATTTAATGGGGAAGTTCTTAAGCTCTTTTTCAATAGTTATACTTATTACTGTTTTTATTGGAATAGCTGCTTTTTTGGCTTCTTTCTTGCCAGGAGTAAACCCAAATTTATTAGGCGAACATAGCTTTACAGCATATATACAAACTTATTTGATTTTTATTATCCCAAACTTGTTTACTTATGGAGTAATTGTTTTTGCGGTAGTTACTATCTTTAGAAACATTTCAATTGGATTCATTACAGTATTAATATTGTTTTTTCTACAGGAGATAGTAAGTAATTTTACACAAAATGTAGACAATAAGTTTTTGGTAGCATTATTCGAACCTTTTGGAAGTGATGCTTTGAAGTATTATACTAAATATTGGACCGTTTTTGAAAAAAATAATAACGTACTCCCTTTTAAAGGAGTCTTAATCTATAATCGTATTCTATGGCTTTCCATTTCTGTACTTATTTTAGGATTTATTTATAAATACTTCTCTTTTACTCAAAACGCATTAACATTTAGAAAAAGTAAGAGTAGTGATAGAATGGTGAAGAATAATTTTGGTGGAATCACTAAGATTAATCTAACTAAAGTAACCTATGATTATTCAATACTACAAAAATTAAAAACCACTTGGAGTTTAGCTAAAGTAGATTTTAAATTCATTGTTAAAAACTGGATTTTTATTAGTATTCTATTAGTAGGAATGATTTTTATTTTATTAATGGCAGTATCATCGGGAGAATTCTATGGTACCGAAACATATCCAACTACTTGGCAAATGCTAGCAGTACCAGGAAATATTTTTGGTTTGTTCATTAATATGCTTACTTTTCTATTTACAGGCTTGTTGATTCATAGAGGAGCAACTACAAGAATGAATCATTTAGTTGATGTAACACCAACACCAAATTGGGTTTTGTTGTTGTCTAAATTCATCGCAATTGTTAAAATGCAAATAGTTTTATTGGCGGTAATAATGATTTCAGGAATACTCTTTCAAATGTATAAAGGGTATTTTAATTTCGAAATTGGACACTATTTAAAAGAATTATATACGATTAGTTTGATTCATTATGTTATTTGGGCATTTTTAGCTATTGTCATTCAGTCATTATTCAAAAATTATTTACTTGGTTTTTTTGTATTACTGATGCTGTCTATTGGATTGAATTATTTATCAGTAATGGGAATAGAACAAGATGTTTTTCAATTTAATAGTGATACTGGTTATCGTTATTCTGATATGAATGGTTATGGACACACTTTAGGATTGTATTTTGTATATAAATTATATTGGTTGTTGCTAGGTATTGTTTTTTTCTTCCTAGGGTTATTGTTCTTTAAAAGAGGAATGGGAAAACCAGCAAAAGAAAGAATAAAAGAAGCGTTTTCAAGATTGAATAAAAGAACCGCAATTCCTTTAACATTATCTTTTCTTGGTTTTATTGCATTAGGAAGTACGATATATTATCAAGACAATATAGTAAATACTTATAAATCTTCAAATGATGCTGAAAAAGAAAGAGTTGAATGGGAGAAGAAGTATAAAAAGTATGAAAACAGATTGCAACCAAGAATTACAGATGTAAAAATCGATTTGGATATTTTTCCAGATGAAAGAAATTATAATGTAAATGGTACTTATGTTTTAAAAAACAAAACAAATAGTGCAATAGATACAATTTTTATAAATCGATCAGAAGAAGCGAAAATTGATTTTAATGTAGCTTATAAAGTGGTGTCAAAGGATACAGTTTTTAATTTTGATATTTACAAATTAGACAAACCACTATTAGCAGGTGATTCTATAACAATGACATTTGCAATTAAAAACAAGCCAAATACTTTATTTAAAGATAATTCACCTATAATAAATAATGGTACTTTTATAAATAACGGAGCGTTTCCTTCTATTGGATATTCCGATGGAGGAGAGATTTCAGATGACGAAATAAGAGAGAAATATGGTTTGAAACCAAAAGAACGAATGGCAAGTCCTACCGATTCAATTGCTAGAAAAAACACCTATATTAGTTCAGACTCAGATTGGATTACATTTGAAACAACAATTAGTACATCTAATGATCAAACAGCAATTGCTCCAGGATATTTGACAAAGAAATGGGAGAAAGATGGGAGAAACTTTTTTCATTATAAGATGGATAAGAAGATGCTAAATTTCTATGCTTTTCAGTCTGCTAAATATGAAGTTAAAAAAGACAAATGGAACGATGTTAATATTGAAATCTATTACCATAAAGGGCATGAGTATAATTTGGACAGAATGATTAAAGGAGTAAAAAAGTCGTTAGATTATTACACAGAAAATTTCAGTCCGTACCAACATAAACAAGTTCGAATTATTGAATTTCCAAGAACAGGAGGAGGGTTTGCACAATCGTTTGCAAATACAATTCCTTTTTCAGAAAGTATCGGTTTCATTGCTGCGGTAGATGATGAAGATGAGAAATCAGTAGATTACCCTTTTTCTGTAACAGCACATGAAGTTGCACATCAATGGTGGGCACATCAAGTTATAGGAGCTAATGTTCAAGGAGCAACATTGTTATCGGAGAGTTTGTCGGAATATAGTTCTCTAATGGTTCTAGAAAAAGAATATGGAAAATCGCAAATGAGAAAATTCCTTAAAGAGTCTTTAGATACTTATTTAACAGGAAGAAGTTTTGAGAATAAAAAAGAAAAACCTTTAATGTATAATGAAAATCAACAGTATATTCATTATTACAAAGGATCTATGGTTTTGTATGCTTTGAGTGATTATATTGGAGAAAAGAACATGAATAATGCATTGAAGAAATATGTAAGTAAAGTTGCTTTCCAAGAAGCACCTTATACAAACTCATTAGAGATGGTTAAAGAGTTAAGAGATGTAACACCAGATTCACTACAATATGTAATTAATGATATGTTTGAAACGATTACCTTGTATGAAAATCGTGTAAAAAGCGCAACGTATAAAAAATTGCCTAACGGGAAGTATCAAGTTGATATGGAACTAGAAGTAGTAAAATATAAGGCGGATGATTTAGGAGAAAGAGTTTATAAAGATAAATCAGGGAAGACATTAAAACATAAGGGTAAAGATGATAAATACGAAACGGAATCATATCCTTTAGCTGATTATATAGATGTAGGAGTGTTTTCTAAAGTTGAAAAAAACGGAAAGAAAACGGATAAAGAACTCTATTTGAAAAAGCATAAAATAACGGAAATAAATAATAAAATAACAGTGATAGTAGATGAAGTTCCAAGTCAAGTAGGAATTGATCCACTCAATAAATTAATTGATGTGAATTCCAATGATAATCGTATCGATTTATAA